The genomic interval AACAAAATTATTGACGGAATGCATATTTATAGTAAGAATTATAATTAGGatatatgtaaattaaattcatactgaaaataaattataaaataaatttcatagAAATTTAATAGTTGTATAAAATGAGTAATTTTCATTGAAATTTCAGGATGTTTGCAAAAACTAACTTAATTAGTTAAATAAGGACCTAATTGCAATTATTAAACGTTACTTAGAGACTAATTTacaattgtaaaaaatatttaggaactaagttataaataataaaaaaatttaaatcaagAAAAAAGTCTAACATTGTAATTattgattatattattttatgtagTATGTAAGAAAAAGGTGTTATtatttttaggattttttttcttttttacataaGTTATATAAAGGTAAAAATGTAATAAACAATTGCATAAATGAAATCGattataaatgtttttattaatttatttttgaagatGGAGTAAAAAAAAAGCCTCTAATTCAACTTAAGGAATAACCAATCATTATTATGCTCTAATAATAATGAAAGAAAAGTGTGaatgtagaaaaataaatatgccTTTCTAACTTTAGGAACAACTAGTGTGGTAACCATGTACCGGGTATAtgtcttaaaaataatttatacatgATAACAtatgtaattaaataaaactatctTTATATTTAATAGCATTATTATCATAACATATGCATATTCCTATATTTGTATATTACGGATATATTGAACgaaataaaattaatctaaTAATAGGTTGGGTAAATACtaacaaatattatattgaGAAAATCTGATATATTATTAGAggattatattataaattattaccTTTCTTGGCAAAATTCTCACAATCATGAACATTTccaataaaattatgaattgaCATTGTTAGGGTGGAATGGTAATTTAAGTACTTATTGCTGGGAATTATGAATATGGAAGGAATAACCCATTTGTATATTATTGCCTCCAATCATCCATGTTTGGAGTAGTTTAAAGACATTATCCATTGGCAATAAAGTTATTATCACATGTtattattgtcattttattaatatacaaaatttaatgttattattgtcattttattaatatacaaaatttatttgtcacataatatttaaattcactCGTATGTCTTACCTTATTCATTATGAACGTAGACAAAATATTGACTTGAATATTAGTGAACACAcatagtttataaaattaatccTTACAAAATGTTTATGAAAGAACGAGTTAATAAATCTTAGGATATGATTTGAGAGTCTAATTCACCCACAAGCAATTCTCCCATGTTTTCAATTTGATGGcaatacaaattttaatgataaatagaaacaaaaataaagacatacctattgaaaaatgaaataaaggCGTAGACGAAAATGGGTTGGACAAAATTAATGCACGAATGGAAAGAAAACAAACATTTAGGTGGACACTATGTTGTAAAAAAGGAAAGAGAAGGCCCACTGTTGTATAGAAGAAACACACTATGTTATAAAAAATGAGAAGTCGAAGAGAAGGAGAAAGGAGTGAGACTATGAAAATAAAATCTCTCTTTTTACCTCTAAAATGTTTATGTTGGTCAAAATTTAGAATCCATATAGTAACTCTAATTCATATTTACTTATATGCCAATTTGTGACTTATTACGACAGTTGAAAATATAATTGTCATACTAATAATACACTATGTAAGTTAAATCTAAAACTAACATAGTAagtctttttatatttataattttatcaccACATAATTTACTATGACACGTGGAATAGAACTGTTAGAATAAGTCGTCATTAAATATCATTTTTCCATTAGTGATAACGTTGTGGGCAACTCCTTTGAGACTTGTAGGAAGCACTCAACAAGTCTTGCATTAACTACTTGAGTATCAATTGACTTGAGTTACATATGCCTTTATGTTCATTTGGAGTAGTGTAGTTGTTACATCTCAATTGTATAAGTACACTCATAATGTCATTAATGAAAGGAACATGATGTTCTTTTTGTGAGTCATAATTGAGGTTTGCTTATTGTGATTGAATATAAGTTTGATGTCATGTAGGTCAAGAAGGCGCTCGAGGTTCAACAACTACATCCCGATAATTAGGCTTTTTGTTTTTAACACTAGTAATTGTGTCAACTATCTTTGACCTTGTCTAATGCTTGGTTTGAAGAGAGTGATTATGAGTTTGTTGTTGAGCTAGAACAATGGGTTGAAGATTAGTTTGGTTTGATCAAGACAGGATATCATGTTAAGAGTGTGTAGGGTCACTTttgttccattttttttatagagtTATTTATCAACCAATCTTTTGATCTCGAATTTTATGGTCTTCAACTCATTTTGATGTTGTTTTATTATATCTCTATGTCTTTATTTGTATCATCTTGAAACATTCACTATTTTTTATTGCACTGACTTATTGTGAAATTGTAATGTCTCTGAGTCATCCATCTCACTTGTTgataaattctaaatattttgaCTTTTTCTTGTCAAATTCATAAACCCGTGTAggtttagaatttttttactataatttcTATAATAAGTGTCAaatgttcttattttttttttttttaagttgaacTCTTATATGTGAGATTTAtaatttcttcttttattatatatatatatatatataattgaatgtTTACTTAATGATGTTTTGATACTTACGTCATTACGTCAGTTAATAAGTAAATAAGATGATAAtgaacattaaaaataaataaatattaaaagaatcagtctttctattataaatatttttttatataaaattctgtaattttattttagttaaatatcTGTACCATCTTAAATTTTATGATATtactataattaaatattatattggaaatatgaaaaaaatagtcaaattatttattttatatttaaataattattagtttatCTATTATGATAATTGATTTGTACGATATTGAAGTTGTGTTTTAAATATACCGAATTcgaaaataaaacataaatttaatccttaaaaaaattgtactaTACATTCCTTATACAGTAGTTagaaaaaaagataataataacttcaaaaatttagaaatttaatattttattaaattgattcaccacaagaaaattattaatttaaaattaattttagagataaaaaaataattaatcactatattacttaaattatatattttttataaattaaaaatattattgatatataaagtaatttttattattaataaatattctttaaattaatatagtaaAAGTTTAGTtaccaactttaaaatttattattacttgCTATTTTTAGAAGTTTTATGAATTATCGAATGGAATCTTTAAGAATAGTGTGACTGTTAGTATTTTCATCTTCAATGGCACTTTGACGATCTGTGACTCTTCGTCTTCTGCCATCATAATCACATAAACAACAATGATAAATGTGAAGgttatcaaaaaaaaaaataagtgggTAGAAAAAATTGACCAAaattaagataattaaaatGAGAATGAAATGACGATTAAgtataaaaaccaatttttatccTAAAAATAGTGATTTTGTTAAAATGGATGAGATGACTGAACAAGAGACTGAAACAATTACTCACCCACCATGCTAAGTTTAATAGCATTCATCATTgattaacataattaatttatattcatgCACAAGACTaaaagaagttaaaaaagaTACTCAACTAAAATTAACTACAATATTTGATttataaattgtaaaaataacataattgtCTTTAACagtaaaaatacaaaagaatataacattttgttaaaaataagaaagcaattaaattgtattatttaCATACTCAagcttttaattgaaaataatatatatatatatatatacttaaaatgaaattgaaaagtTTAGGTTGAACCCCACCTACTAAAGTGAATGACTTCATACTCTGAATAATAATACCATGAATTAATAATTAATCACcacattcttttatttattaacagttattattaattaataccGTAAAAGGGAgaacaaagaaataaatgttATATATTACTTCACGTATTTTCTATTTTCGTGAAGATACTATTGCATCATTATGGTTGTTTGCATCTGCTTCtgaataattttcaaaatgcaaattaattacaatatatgaaaaaatgaCTAAAAAATAACCAAACATATTCTCATGGAAGGAGTTGTCACATCTTTATGATAGAAGACAAATGTGATTATGAAATATGAAAGTGATCATCTACCCAAATCACTTATATCACgttttcaaatataaaacaGTAActaacacacacacatatataaaagaaaaaaatttataaataaataaaattagctcaaactataatttaaaaaagaggtattttataattattatagaaGATGAGATaaacaagagaaaaataaaaaggtataataaaataaatggcACGATTAAGACAAATAAAACTAGAAGTTTAATCTTTACGTGCCCTTAGTATTGGCTTATTATTAAAAGTCATCttaagtatattttaaattatttattacaaatatcaagaattatattatatttgttaaaatGTTATAAAAGTGCTTTACGAATAAGACAATCTAAAGAGtttaaataagtattttaatGTAAAAGGATTAGAAGTAGTATATCTTATTTATTCTATTCTAAATAGGTAGTGGTATATCCCTctaagaatattattattatttatcgcTGCCTATTCAAAATAAGTAGTGCTATgtcttataaattttttaatatttcattctGAAggtactaaataaaaaatatatttttaaaagataatttctttaaatttaatataaaaactcTTATTTGATGAATTtgataaagataataaaaaataattatatttttcatataaatatatatggaAAGTCTATCAAAAATATACttagtaaaaataataagttaTATACCACTTGCTAGAAATGTATACTGTAGAATGTAACATGAAACTGACACGGATACTGATATGACACGAACACGACACCAACACGGACATGAAGATacatataatctttaaaatgtaagacacaggtacacgaatctatatatgatataattatgaattatataaattgacaataaaaatttatgtgcacaaatatATTTTAGCTTATTGTTTTGGagtaaaaagatatttttcataaatgtttcaaaatgatttgttttttatttttataattataataaaaatttatacaataagtttgagtgtttaaaaaattaatgtatttttttttttaaattatattagaaccgtattaaaattatcaaaaattcaacaaatattttttgaattaaagaCTTCACATATACATATCCAATACGAATATCCGATACGAATATCCAACACCCAAATACAATTTAAgataatttaagatttaagaGGAGTTTCTCCTTCATACATAATGTATAatagtattataatttatatttagatATTGGATTCAAATTAAAAACTTCTTAGAAACAGAGACAACTGTTTGTAGTTGCAATGGACACAGTGACCATGAGTGGAAGTTGTGTTCCCTTCCCGCGACACGTGTGTGTCCTTTTCTTGGTTTCATGAAAACTGAAGTAAAGCTTTTCATAACCAAAGCCGAAACCCCAACACCAGTCACAAGACGTGTGTGGCAGCGACTCGGTTCCTGTCTCTTTCATttcaatcttatttttttattccaacTTTCTCTACAAAATTCAATTCTTCGTGCTTCCCTTTCCCAACTCCTCTAACTCGCTTTCATAATCTCTTCCACAAACACAATTTCGCCAATACAAAGTATACTCAAGCAGCAAAAGTTCCCTTTTTTGCTTCACtgttcttttatttatttaacaaagCTTGGATTTTTACCCCATCTGGGTTGGTCTTGTGCTTTTCTTAGCCATCAAGTTTCCATCTTTCCATGATCATGGAAGTGGGTTTTGGTTTATAATATCTCAACATGTTCTCCGCTACCACAGTTTCTGTCCCCAAACGCATGGGGTTCAGAGTCAGTTTCACTTTGTTCCTGAATATCTCCTTCCTCATGATCGTGTTTTGTGTTTCTCTTATTGCCCATCTCCACTCTTCGGATCATGTTGTTCTGAGGAGAAACCGGTTAGAATTGAGGGGGGATGAAAAAGATTGCAAAAGTTTCCACAAATTGAGGGACTCAAAAGCCAAGTGCATGTATTTGAAATCCAATGATCCGTGTGTTTCTCAGGGTTATGTTGACTACTTGTACCTTTTCTATTGCAAACTGGGGGGTTTCCCTCTATTGGGTCACAGTCTTTTGTTTCTTTGGCTTTTGGTTCTGTTCTACCTGTTGGCTAACACTGCCTCTGACTACTTTTGTCCTTCTCTTGAGAACTTGTCCAAATTGCTGAGGCTCTCTCCCACAATTGCAGGGGTGACTCTTCTCTCTCTTGGAAATGGTGCTAGTGATGTTTTTGCCACCCTTGTCTCTTTCAACGGTAGTGGGACCCAGGACATTGGTTTCAACACTGTGCTTGGAGGTGCATCCTTTGTTTCCTGTGTTGTGGTTGGAATAGTGAGCATTTCAATGAGGCAAAGGCGGATTCGGGTCAAGAAGTGGGCCTTGGTGAGAGATGTTTGTTTCCTGCTCTTGGTTCTTCTCTGTTTGTTGATCATTTTGATCACTGGTGAGGTCAGTGTTCCTGGGGCAATCAGTTTTTGCTTGATGTATGTGGTGTATGTGGTGGTTGTTTATGTCTCATCTAATCGAGGGAATAAAGGTGTGTGTGGCGATGCTGATACTGAAAGTGATGGTGATTTGAGTCACGGTGGCGGCAATGATTTAGGTGTCCCTTTGCTTAGTGGGATGGAGAAAGGACTTGCAGATACAGCTCAGGAATTTGACGTGAAAATTGGGAGGAAATGTTGCTGTTTAAAATCTTCAAGTTGTAGAATGTTAATTTCTGTCATGGAGATACCACTTTACTTGCCTAGGAGATTGACAATTCCTGTTGTTTGTGAAGAGAGATGGTCCAAAGGGTATGCAGTTTGTTCAGCTATGCTAGCACCACTTCTATTGTCCTTCTTGTGGGTACCAAACAAGGAAAACAACTTCAACTCAAGTCTTATTGTTTATGGAATTGGATTGTTTGTAGGGATTACACTAGGGGTAACAACATTTTTCACAACCAATGTGTCAAGTCCTCCAAGGAAGTACTTGTTTCCTTGGCTTGCAGGAGGATTTGTGATGAGTGTTAGTTGGAGCTACATTTCAGCTCAAGAATTGGTGGGGTTGTTGGTTTCACTTGGTTACATATGTGGAGTTAGTCCTTCAATTCTGGGGCTAACAGTTCTTGCCTGGGGGAATTCACTTGGGGATTTGGTGACAAATATGACATTGGCTTTGAATGGTGGGTCAGAAGGTGCTCAGATTGCAATATCAGGGTGTTATGCTGGCCCTATCTTCAATATAGTGGTTGGATTGGGCTTATCTCTGGTGAGCACTACTTGGTCCGAGTACCCATCTTCTGTTGTGATTCCTAGAGATCCATATCTTTGGGAGACATTGGCACTTTTGGCAGTTGGATTGGTTTGGGCTCTTGCTGTGTTGATTAGAAGAGATATGAAGCTTGATGCAGTATTGGGAGTAGGGCTCTTGGTTATTTACTTCATTTCTCTCTTTCTGAGGCTGATTCAGACTTTTGGGTCTTTCCAATTTCAGAATATGAtaaactcactcttcataagATGATAACACATCACTTTCTGTATAAAATCCTTTGATAGTTAGGACTAAATTAGATAGGTGTAAGCCTTTTGTTTGGCTAACTAACATAGGGAGAAGTATCAATTTTCTCTCCCTAGAAGTGTTTGATAAAGTTTTTACTttgatacaaataaaatatgattgatttaattgttcaatatttagatattaattcCACAACAATGTAAGATAAATTGTATTATACACTAGATCTATAGGCTTGGTTGATATAATTTAATGCTGGGATTagtaaaatttgtaaataattttctCTGACTCCTGAGTAGTTGCTTTATCAAGATTGTTCTAGTGATTGGGAGAATGTGAAATCCTCAAACCGAAAAAGCATGATAACGTTGGTTGAACCAATAACTTTTACAAGTGGGATGCATTTGTCTTTATTCGCACT from Phaseolus vulgaris cultivar G19833 chromosome 1, P. vulgaris v2.0, whole genome shotgun sequence carries:
- the LOC137813820 gene encoding cation/calcium exchanger 2, giving the protein MFSATTVSVPKRMGFRVSFTLFLNISFLMIVFCVSLIAHLHSSDHVVLRRNRLELRGDEKDCKSFHKLRDSKAKCMYLKSNDPCVSQGYVDYLYLFYCKLGGFPLLGHSLLFLWLLVLFYLLANTASDYFCPSLENLSKLLRLSPTIAGVTLLSLGNGASDVFATLVSFNGSGTQDIGFNTVLGGASFVSCVVVGIVSISMRQRRIRVKKWALVRDVCFLLLVLLCLLIILITGEVSVPGAISFCLMYVVYVVVVYVSSNRGNKGVCGDADTESDGDLSHGGGNDLGVPLLSGMEKGLADTAQEFDVKIGRKCCCLKSSSCRMLISVMEIPLYLPRRLTIPVVCEERWSKGYAVCSAMLAPLLLSFLWVPNKENNFNSSLIVYGIGLFVGITLGVTTFFTTNVSSPPRKYLFPWLAGGFVMSVSWSYISAQELVGLLVSLGYICGVSPSILGLTVLAWGNSLGDLVTNMTLALNGGSEGAQIAISGCYAGPIFNIVVGLGLSLVSTTWSEYPSSVVIPRDPYLWETLALLAVGLVWALAVLIRRDMKLDAVLGVGLLVIYFISLFLRLIQTFGSFQFQNMINSLFIR